A region from the Benincasa hispida cultivar B227 chromosome 10, ASM972705v1, whole genome shotgun sequence genome encodes:
- the LOC120087862 gene encoding cytochrome P450 81Q32-like — MQELVEEQRNKKGLGREEQISLLHRLLELQISEPEYYTDQIIKGIVLVLLRAGVDTSSVTLDWAMTQLLNHLDILAKAKAEIDTKIGQDRPLEEADLSNLNYLQAIISETFRLHPPAPMLLTHYSSDDCTIAGYNIPRGTTLLVNAWAIHIDPKLWDDPTSFRPERFLGVVNGLQSNKIIPFGIGRRACPGETMALRFIGLTLGLLIQCYEWKTAGGYKNVDMTEGGGITLHKVKPLETMCKARPIMDKILSNGLD, encoded by the exons ATGCAAGAATTGGTTGAAGAACAGCGGAATAAGAAAGGATTGGGAAGAGAAGAACAGATTTCTCTGCTTCATCGGCTTCTTGAATTGCAGATCTCTGAACCCGAATATTATACCGATCAGATCATCAAAGGGATCGTTCTG GTTCTGTTGCGTGCGGGAGTGGACACATCATCTGTAACTTTAGATTGGGCCATGACTCAACTACTCAACCATCTGGATATATTAGCCAAAGCCAAGGCTGAGATAGACACTAAGATTGGTCAAGACCGACCGCTTGAAGAAGCAGATCTCTCCAACCTCAACTACCTTCAAGCCATTATTTCCGAGACCTTTCGATTGCACCCCCCAGCACCAATGCTCCTCACACATTATTCCTCCGACGATTGTACCATCGCAGGCTACAACATTCCACGTGGAACGACGTTGTTGGTCAATGCTTGGGCAATTCACATAGATCCGAAGTTGTGGGACGACCCAACCAGCTTCCGACCCGAGAGATTCTTGGGGGTAGTGAATGGATTGCAGTCGAATAAAATCATTCCTTTTGGAATTGGAAGGAGGGCTTGTCCTGGGGAAACTATGGCTTTACGTTTCATAGGATTGACTTTGGGATTATTGATTCAATGTTACGAGTGGAAAACGGCTGGAGGATATAAAAATGTTGACATGACTGAAGGTGGAGGTATCACCCTTCATAAAGTGAAGCCTTTAGAAACCATGTGTAAAGCTCGCCCGATTATGGATAAGATTCTATCAAATGGTTTGGACTAA